The Spinacia oleracea cultivar Varoflay chromosome 2, BTI_SOV_V1, whole genome shotgun sequence DNA segment TAGTTATAATTTAAAAAACCAAGGTCTAGTGTTTGCAACATGCAGACAGTTAATTTCATTTTCTTTGTTAGTTTGTGATCGTaaattcgtaattaattaactattattaTTTCATGCATCAGAGGAGAATCAAGAAGCAAGAGGAGATGCTGAAGGTAAATGCATTACTTCAAAACTAACAACAACAGCATTGTGGACCAATGCATTTGGACTCACAAACAATGGTAAGTAATAATATAATGTTGTATTGTTTTCCTTTCTCCTTGGTCTTTGGTAAGGCCTAATTATTTTGAGCTGAAATGAAGTGAATTGAATGCTCtcgaactaaactgaactgaattgaatacTCTCGAACTGAACTGATAAATAATAGTCCACGTTtctatttagttttttttaaaggtcaatcttgatttaaaattaatgacttTGATAATTTAGGAATCATATTTACCGGCTACCCAGTGGTGGGATTCCAAAACCGGCTCCAATCATCAGGATCATGCCTAGACAACGATGCACTAATCATCACAGCATGCCCATGGGATTCAAGACTCAAAGGGGAGTTCTACTACAAAACCGCATTCACCATTGGAATGTCTAAAGTAAAAGCCTTCATACAAGATGTACAAAACTTGGTGTCTCTACAACCTGAATCCTTTTGCGGCATTGAGCAATACAATGGCATCTTAATGAGATATGTTAAGGCATCAACCGCGTACCTTGGTAAGGAAGAAGATGGCATAGATTTTGACATCACTTATTATCGAAGCAAGGATCCACTTACACCACGACTCTTTGAAGATATATACGAAGAGGTCGAACAAATGGGGATGTTTAAGTATGGAGGATTGCCACATTGGGGGAAGAATAGGAACTTGGCATTTGAAAGTGTGATTCAGAAGTATAAGAATGGGGAAGAGTTTGTAAGAGTTAAGGAGAAGTTTGATCTACAAGGGTTGTTTTCGAGTGAGTGGACTAATCAAGTGTTTGGGTTAAAAGATGGGTTAAGTATAGTTAAAGACGGCTGTGCCCTTGAAGGTCTATGCATTTGCTCGGAAGATAGTCATTGTGCTCCTAATAAGGGATACTTTTGTCGACCAGGACGAATATATAAGGAAGCAAGGGTTTGTACTGGGTCATAGTTAAGAGAAAATAGGCTACTAAAATGAAGCCTTGATGGCTCATTGGGAAATTAAGCGAGGGCATGGAAGTGAAAAAGGTGTaacattataaaataaaataaaatatacttgttcggtttattatttttttagttgtttcattATGACTGTACATGTTTCACGACACaaactttgaccattaataaCTCTAGTTAACAACAACAGAAAAAGACGGGTTTGGAGAATCATTTTATTACGTGCGACAAAACTTTTCTTTCAATATTGTAGACTTTTGGCAAACATGGAAGTGAGATATCATGTAATGATAGAAAACATAGGTGGAATATAAATGTCCAAACATGGAAGTGACTTCTGACATGATGATCAATAGCTCCAAATTGAGTTGAGCTCAAGAAATGGGTGAATTCCAGATGAAGTtttagttaatagttaatatcTGTGTATACAAAAAAGATAATATTCATAGCAAGAATATAATTATTGACTGATCTCCATTAATAGTTTCTGAATAGCTTCACTTGTGAGGGGAACATACAAGCAATCATGACCATCAGAATGTTTTCGCGTCTTGACCAACTCATGATCTTTAAATTCCGTTAGGTGAGAGTTCAGAGTCACCTGACTACTTACAAGGAACCGCTCTCGGCAAATTGTGTATAAATCGCTTGCTGCCATCCCTGATTTAAGGAGGAATAACGATTTTTAAAAATTCAACGATATGCAAGTATGAACAATATTCAACAATATACAAATACACGACAAAGTGCAAAACAGTTACTCACCTTCTTCATCAGGATGAGCCAGTTGATACTCAGCAATAACTTTGAATACACTCTGGGCATTCGGCGTTAAACTTTGTAAAACTATTGCAGCTGTTTTTGCAGTCTGACCACTACCACTGTGTGCAAGAATGAGAGGAAAGAACGTTGTTTCAACCTTGTATGGCGCAAATGTTGGGACGTGATGGCAGCACCAGTTGAATTGTGTGTGGACCATCTTTTTATCCCATActacaaaataaaaacacagaTATTAGATATATCACCCTACAATTCTcaaagagaagagaagaagagGATAAAAATACTTACGCAAAGATGCATTGACATGATCAATTGAAGCCACGATTTGAACATGAGAACAAGCAGCCATTCGTGCAAGAAGTTGTTGGTTATCTGAATCCCGTAAACCAGGTCCATCAATATTATGAATAACAACACACACGAAAGAATCGTTTTCCTCTTCCACTGATCCATCCAGAAAAGCAAACACATCTTCTATGGATTTAGAACTGAATGGTTGTTCAACTTTAGACAAGCTGCCTGTAGTTTTCCTTTTGCCTTTGATTTGGTCCCTTAAAAGTTCAGCCACTGCAACAATTACCTGTTTGATATTTACTGATTGAAGATAACCGTTGACTACAAGAACTGAATACTCTGTCAAAGTTGTTGAAGCAAAATCTTCAATCAAGGTTTTCTTTGATCCAAAACCATACATGAGAAGGCCAAACCCACACCTGAAATGGTAATAATGAAATTCAAAGTCATGATAAAACCATACAAGATCCTGCCTAAGTGTGTGTATGTCCTTGTTTAAATAAGACCAGCTATAGAGAAATTAATGTTCATAAAATCAATTCTTGATAGACTGGTTATTTAGTTAGCACACCATAATTGCAAAGTTCACCTTACAAGTTAGTGCTTCATGATCAAGCATTCAAGATAATTATCATCACATCATAATCTGATGAGCCTTGTCTTCTTCAAATCTCATGACATGGAAATCTTAGCTTAATAGCTTCTATTTGACATCATCAATCTTGATGCCAACTTTTTAATATTGGAGGTGAAGGAGTGATAATAGCCTGCCAAATAAGCTAAAGTTGCATAAAGTGGAGATAACACGCAAAAATCATGTTGTCTAATTGACATTGCTGTTCTAGGTGATAACTATTTTATCGGCAGGTCAAAGGTAAATCACATCAGAGCCTCTCACCACCAGACCTCAAAAACACTGCATAAACTGCAACAAACAAACAAAGTAACAATACAAGATCAACTAACAGAACCACAAAAAGGAAATGGCTATGCCCTCAAGCTAGTCCTGAATTCCTTTTTCTTTCAGGTCCAAATCTCACACATGTAACATCTCTGATCAACAAGTCACTCTATTTTTGTGCTTCAAGCTCGTAACAATTCCTCTCTTTACATTACTGAAAATACACCAGACGAGTTACTTTGCACAGATGGAAAGATGCAGAGTTCTTTTCACAACATCATAGGTTTTCCTCTCTGTGTGCCTGtgtcattaaaaaaaatttagagaCCCCTTCAAGAGTAAACACAAACTTGAGGGTAAAGTCTAAAATCCAGGTGTAGAAGAACATGGGAAATTTCTGATCATTAACAACCAAGAACCTAGTCATTTCTAGCCC contains these protein-coding regions:
- the LOC110782169 gene encoding origin of replication complex subunit 2: MEINDVEDEDFGFSRNYFLAKESGTSAKKSAHKLCDIDLVAEEELRTTAFDLIPKHDKEVKALIGSYRSVYQEWVFELRCGFGLLMYGFGSKKTLIEDFASTTLTEYSVLVVNGYLQSVNIKQVIVAVAELLRDQIKGKRKTTGSLSKVEQPFSSKSIEDVFAFLDGSVEEENDSFVCVVIHNIDGPGLRDSDNQQLLARMAACSHVQIVASIDHVNASLLWDKKMVHTQFNWCCHHVPTFAPYKVETTFFPLILAHSGSGQTAKTAAIVLQSLTPNAQSVFKVIAEYQLAHPDEEGMAASDLYTICRERFLVSSQVTLNSHLTEFKDHELVKTRKHSDGHDCLYVPLTSEAIQKLLMEISQ